The Chryseobacterium nakagawai genome has a segment encoding these proteins:
- a CDS encoding thioredoxin family protein translates to MKKILSIVLLLLLNFSFAQTKWMTIEEALKAQKENPKKILIDFYADWCGPCKIMDKKTYGHPILSQILNENFYPVKFNAEEKKTIEIFGRKFSNPNTEQKKGRNSLHEFTQYMNVGAVPSTVFLDEHGDPITILQGELSAKELEPYLELISKDLFKKIRTREQWEDYQKKFKSKIKE, encoded by the coding sequence ATGAAGAAAATTTTAAGCATAGTTCTCTTATTATTATTAAATTTTAGTTTTGCACAAACTAAATGGATGACCATTGAAGAAGCCTTAAAAGCTCAAAAAGAAAATCCAAAAAAAATTCTTATTGATTTTTATGCAGACTGGTGTGGGCCATGTAAAATTATGGATAAGAAAACATACGGACATCCTATACTTTCCCAGATTTTAAATGAGAACTTCTATCCTGTAAAGTTTAATGCAGAAGAAAAAAAGACTATTGAAATTTTTGGAAGAAAATTTTCCAATCCTAATACAGAACAGAAAAAAGGACGAAATTCTTTACATGAATTTACTCAATATATGAATGTAGGTGCTGTCCCAAGTACTGTATTTTTAGATGAACATGGTGACCCCATCACTATTCTTCAGGGAGAATTATCTGCTAAAGAACTGGAACCTTATCTGGAACTTATTTCAAAGGATCTCTTTAAAAAGATCCGTACCAGAGAACAATGGGAAGATTATCAGAAAAAGTTCAAATCTAAAATCAAAGAGTAA
- a CDS encoding peptide MFS transporter produces MSLTLEEIQNFKGKYPKQLWTLFTVEMWERFCFYGMRGVLTIFMVDQLGLLEDKANLQYGAIQAFIYAFTFIGGIFADKILGFKKSLVFGGLIMAVGNLIIALSPHDFFYFGITCSIIGTGFFKPNISSMVGELYKEDDPRRDAGYGLFYAGINIGGLLGGALCVYLGKYHSWSWCFLAAAIVMVLGLITFFATRKTLGPIGDSPLQFIPKSKRTLREVLVYIGALLSMPLIFIMVKNTSFTDYFMYLIGIAAVGYFIMETLKQTSAYQKKLIAAFVFIFMYFVFNSIYEQSGGSLSLFAKDNLVHSLLGFGMDPNVINNSANSFFIIIFSPLIGLAWVGLNKKKLEPNTINKFGIGFLFLAAGFFLFYSLRYFAGADGKSSLNLFTFTWLVITFGELCLGPIGMSIITKLSPKKMFGMMMGLWFLASAFGQFAAGKIGASLSESNTGNTNMSKLLAYTDGYKTLGIYALVAGVVLILLSSLVKKLMQDVK; encoded by the coding sequence ATGAGCTTAACTCTTGAAGAAATACAAAATTTTAAAGGAAAGTATCCAAAACAGCTTTGGACCTTATTCACAGTAGAAATGTGGGAACGTTTCTGTTTTTATGGAATGCGAGGAGTCCTTACCATTTTCATGGTAGATCAATTGGGACTATTGGAAGACAAAGCTAATTTACAATATGGAGCTATACAGGCTTTTATCTACGCATTTACATTCATCGGAGGTATTTTTGCGGATAAAATATTAGGTTTCAAAAAGTCTCTTGTTTTTGGAGGTCTTATCATGGCAGTTGGAAATCTTATTATTGCTCTTTCTCCACACGACTTCTTTTATTTTGGAATCACCTGTTCTATTATAGGTACCGGATTTTTCAAACCTAATATATCTTCTATGGTTGGGGAACTTTATAAAGAAGATGATCCGAGAAGAGATGCCGGATATGGACTTTTCTATGCCGGAATCAACATTGGAGGTCTTTTAGGTGGAGCACTCTGTGTTTATCTTGGAAAATATCACTCTTGGTCTTGGTGCTTCCTTGCAGCTGCTATTGTCATGGTTTTAGGTCTGATCACTTTTTTTGCTACCAGAAAAACATTAGGGCCTATTGGTGATTCTCCATTACAATTCATTCCTAAATCTAAGAGAACATTACGTGAGGTATTGGTATATATTGGAGCATTATTAAGCATGCCACTGATCTTCATCATGGTTAAAAATACAAGTTTTACAGATTATTTCATGTATCTTATTGGTATTGCAGCGGTAGGTTATTTTATCATGGAAACTTTAAAACAGACTTCGGCTTACCAAAAGAAACTGATTGCTGCATTCGTATTTATATTCATGTATTTTGTTTTCAATTCTATTTATGAACAAAGTGGTGGATCTCTATCTTTATTTGCAAAAGATAATCTTGTACATAGTTTACTAGGGTTTGGTATGGATCCTAACGTAATTAACAACAGTGCTAATTCTTTCTTTATCATTATTTTCAGTCCACTTATTGGTCTAGCTTGGGTTGGCTTAAACAAAAAGAAACTTGAACCAAACACTATTAATAAATTTGGAATTGGATTTTTATTCCTGGCTGCAGGGTTCTTCTTATTTTATAGTCTAAGATATTTTGCAGGTGCAGATGGAAAGTCTTCACTTAACTTATTTACATTTACATGGCTTGTAATTACTTTCGGAGAATTATGTTTAGGCCCAATCGGTATGTCTATCATTACCAAATTATCTCCTAAAAAAATGTTTGGAATGATGATGGGATTATGGTTCTTAGCAAGTGCATTCGGACAGTTTGCTGCAGGAAAAATTGGAGCCAGCCTATCTGAATCCAACACTGGGAATACCAATATGAGTAAACTACTGGCTTACACAGATGGATATAAAACACTGGGTATTTATGCATTAGTTGCAGGAGTGGTATTAATATTGCTATCTTCACTCGTGAAAAAATTGATGCAGGATGTAAAATAA
- a CDS encoding PDDEXK nuclease domain-containing protein, producing the protein MMEISEDSLFQSVKEIIRQSREKIFRIANSTLLLSYWQIGKLIVEDEQQGKERAEYGKYTLKNLSQKLTLEFGKGFDESNLRNMRSFYQTFPICDALRHELSWTHYRLLFKIDNTKKINYYIDEAIQNNWSSRDLKRQINSLAYERVLEHKKFSTESIHSVLKDPYIFEFLGLKTDEQFSEKEIETAIIDHIQKFLLEFGKGFAFVARQQHISTDTSDFYIDLVFYNYILKCFVIIDLKTGELSHQDIGQIDMYVRMYDDMKRGEGDNPTIGILLCSEKDETIVKYSVLNDKNNLFASKYLLYLPKEEELKQIIDQDRIRFELDQENKNP; encoded by the coding sequence ATGATGGAAATTTCCGAAGATTCTTTATTCCAATCCGTAAAGGAAATCATTAGACAGTCGCGCGAAAAGATTTTTCGAATAGCGAATTCTACACTACTGCTTAGCTATTGGCAGATTGGAAAACTTATTGTTGAAGATGAACAACAAGGAAAAGAACGTGCTGAATATGGAAAATACACCCTAAAAAATCTTTCTCAGAAACTGACTTTAGAGTTTGGAAAAGGATTTGATGAAAGTAATTTGAGAAATATGCGTTCTTTTTATCAAACTTTTCCAATATGTGACGCGCTGCGTCACGAATTGAGCTGGACCCATTACAGACTATTATTCAAAATAGATAATACTAAGAAAATCAATTATTATATAGATGAAGCCATTCAAAATAACTGGAGCTCAAGAGATTTAAAAAGACAAATCAATTCCCTGGCTTACGAAAGAGTTTTAGAACACAAAAAATTTTCTACTGAGAGTATTCATAGTGTTTTAAAGGATCCTTATATTTTTGAATTTTTGGGGTTAAAAACTGATGAACAGTTTTCAGAAAAAGAAATTGAAACGGCTATCATAGATCATATTCAAAAATTCTTACTGGAATTTGGAAAAGGATTCGCTTTTGTAGCAAGACAGCAACATATCTCTACAGATACCTCTGATTTCTATATTGACCTGGTTTTTTACAATTATATTTTAAAGTGTTTTGTCATTATTGATCTGAAAACTGGAGAACTTTCTCATCAGGATATCGGGCAGATAGATATGTATGTAAGAATGTATGATGATATGAAACGCGGAGAAGGAGATAATCCTACTATTGGAATTTTACTATGTTCTGAAAAGGACGAAACCATTGTAAAATATTCCGTACTTAATGATAAAAATAATTTATTTGCCAGCAAATACCTGCTGTACCTCCCAAAAGAAGAAGAATTAAAACAAATCATTGACCAGGACAGAATCCGTTTTGAACTGGATCAGGAAAATAAAAACCCTTAA